A region of Immundisolibacter sp. DNA encodes the following proteins:
- a CDS encoding TIGR02281 family clan AA aspartic protease encodes MTRRQLLFLGTALWVSSVAAAPLIELQAVLGKTAVLEVDGQRRLLQVGQSSPEGVRLLQLTPGAAKLQIDGQVHDYPLGGRAGGALPAGRVPNVRIDRDQSGMYLTSGAINGKTVEFLVDTGATTVAINDGTARRLGIDYRAGNKGLVETASGITEAYAVTLSEVSVGNIRLPNVAAVVISGPQPSRVLLGMSFLSRTQIEHAHDTLILRRKY; translated from the coding sequence ATGACCCGCCGCCAGCTCCTGTTTTTGGGCACTGCCCTGTGGGTCAGCTCTGTCGCTGCGGCGCCGCTGATTGAATTACAGGCCGTGCTGGGGAAAACCGCGGTGTTGGAGGTGGATGGTCAGCGTCGCTTGTTGCAGGTAGGGCAATCCAGCCCGGAAGGGGTGCGTCTGCTGCAACTGACACCCGGCGCGGCCAAGCTGCAAATTGATGGCCAGGTGCATGACTACCCGCTGGGCGGACGCGCCGGCGGCGCGCTGCCGGCAGGCCGAGTTCCCAACGTACGCATCGACCGCGACCAAAGCGGTATGTACCTGACCAGCGGGGCCATTAACGGCAAGACGGTGGAGTTTCTGGTCGACACGGGTGCGACCACCGTGGCTATCAACGACGGTACCGCCCGCCGGCTGGGTATTGATTACCGCGCCGGTAACAAGGGTCTGGTGGAAACCGCCAGCGGCATCACCGAAGCCTACGCCGTGACTCTGAGCGAGGTCAGCGTTGGCAATATCAGGCTGCCTAACGTAGCGGCGGTCGTGATCAGCGGCCCGCAGCCGAGCCGGGTGCTGCTGGGCATGTCGTTTTTGTCCCGAACACAAATCGAGCACGCGCACGACACGCTGATACTGCGTCGCAAGTATTGA
- a CDS encoding ATP-binding protein, with protein MNSAVKPPRSLIAAAADAIRDFDLIRDGDRILVGVSGGKDSLSLLHVLLHFQGRAPVRFQIGAANIDPQMPGYDPSPLAAYVESLGVPYVQASYSLARAAKGSFKGQTLCAFCSRMRRGKLYGLAREHGYNSLALAHHLDDVAETFLMNAFFGGKLRAMPAAYTNDDGDLRVIRPLVYARERQAAAFAQSAPLPVIPDNCPTCDSATRQRQHMKALLGELEAQHPRLYSVLRTTLAPLLRADATGGLPMPSAVKVLADLRRREPVEALPVD; from the coding sequence ATGAATTCAGCCGTCAAACCTCCGCGCAGCCTGATTGCCGCCGCTGCCGACGCGATCCGGGACTTCGACCTGATCCGCGACGGCGACCGCATCCTGGTCGGCGTGTCCGGTGGCAAGGACAGCCTGTCCCTGCTGCATGTGCTGCTGCATTTCCAGGGTCGCGCGCCGGTGCGCTTCCAGATTGGCGCGGCCAACATCGACCCGCAGATGCCCGGCTACGACCCGAGCCCGCTGGCCGCTTACGTCGAGAGTCTGGGCGTGCCGTACGTCCAGGCCAGCTACAGCCTGGCGCGAGCGGCCAAGGGTTCGTTCAAGGGGCAAACCCTGTGTGCCTTTTGCTCGCGCATGCGACGCGGCAAGCTGTACGGCCTGGCTCGCGAGCATGGCTACAACAGCCTGGCGCTGGCGCATCATCTGGATGACGTGGCCGAGACGTTTCTGATGAACGCGTTTTTTGGCGGCAAGCTGCGCGCCATGCCGGCGGCGTACACCAATGACGACGGTGACCTGCGCGTGATTCGCCCGCTGGTCTATGCCCGTGAGCGGCAGGCGGCGGCCTTTGCGCAAAGCGCGCCGCTGCCGGTAATCCCGGATAACTGTCCGACCTGCGATTCCGCGACCCGCCAGCGCCAGCATATGAAGGCTTTGCTCGGGGAACTGGAAGCACAGCATCCGCGGCTGTACTCGGTGCTGCGCACCACGCTGGCGCCGTTGCTGCGGGCGGACGCGACCGGCGGCCTGCCCATGCCCAGCGCCGTGAAGGTGCTTGCGGACCTGCGGCGGCGGGAGCCGGTCGAGGCACTGCCGGTCGACTGA
- a CDS encoding VOC family protein, translating to MAISKVTNVYYVVPDMDAALAFYRDTLGLAVKFQDGDKWTQFDVGGTQVAIGTPAPGQVDPGQNATVVMQVDDLAATRAGLTAQGIAVSEVIGMGGHGSFFTCRDPAGNVVQFFARS from the coding sequence ATGGCCATCAGCAAAGTCACCAACGTCTACTACGTGGTACCCGACATGGACGCCGCACTGGCCTTCTACCGCGACACACTGGGCCTGGCAGTGAAGTTCCAGGACGGCGACAAGTGGACGCAGTTCGACGTCGGCGGCACCCAGGTGGCCATCGGAACTCCGGCGCCTGGACAGGTGGATCCGGGCCAGAACGCAACCGTGGTAATGCAGGTGGACGATCTGGCCGCCACGCGCGCGGGCCTGACCGCTCAGGGCATCGCCGTGAGCGAAGTCATCGGCATGGGCGGCCACGGCAGCTTTTTTACCTGCCGCGATCCGGCCGGCAACGTGGTGCAGTTCTTCGCCCGTAGCTGA
- a CDS encoding SRPBCC family protein, with the protein QHQHMRGNWKLYAENPRDGYHASLLHLFFATFGLFRASQKGQLHITEDGLHTCFYTYVGKEDEAARQQGMQEAAHTYQEGTYKLEDGSLLKGRMEWDDGINLVIIDVFPIMMMQQIANVLNIRQFEPHGPDGVTVHYTFFGYADEDQELTDMRLKQINLIGPAGLVSMEDGLAIEIVQQGIARDGGTEAIIEMGGRSVAADTTFMASEDPVRGFWNGYRRLMDM; encoded by the coding sequence CCAGCACCAGCACATGCGGGGCAACTGGAAGCTGTACGCCGAGAACCCGCGCGACGGCTATCACGCCAGCCTGCTGCACCTGTTCTTTGCGACGTTCGGGTTATTTCGGGCCAGCCAGAAGGGCCAGCTACACATCACCGAAGACGGTCTGCACACCTGCTTTTACACCTACGTCGGCAAGGAAGACGAGGCGGCCCGCCAGCAGGGCATGCAGGAAGCCGCCCACACCTACCAGGAAGGCACCTACAAGCTGGAAGACGGCAGCCTGCTAAAGGGCAGGATGGAGTGGGACGACGGCATCAACCTGGTGATCATCGACGTGTTCCCGATCATGATGATGCAGCAGATCGCCAACGTGCTGAACATCCGCCAGTTCGAGCCGCACGGCCCGGACGGCGTGACCGTGCACTACACCTTCTTCGGCTATGCGGACGAGGATCAGGAACTGACCGACATGCGCCTGAAGCAGATCAACCTGATCGGCCCGGCCGGGCTGGTGTCGATGGAGGACGGCCTAGCCATCGAGATTGTGCAGCAGGGCATCGCCAGGGACGGCGGCACCGAGGCCATCATCGAGATGGGCGGGCGCAGCGTGGCCGCCGATACCACCTTCATGGCCAGCGAAGACCCGGTGCGCGGGTTCTGGAACGGCTATCGGCGGTTGATGGATATGTGA
- a CDS encoding GatB/YqeY domain-containing protein — MSVKQRLDDDVKAAMRAREKERLVTLRLITAAIKQREIDERIVLDDAQVLAVLDKMVKQRRESISHFDAANRHDLADKERFELGLLQGYMPAGLEVAEIDRLVAGAIAATGASGVRDMGRVMAHLKPQVQGRADMAELSQRVKALLGG; from the coding sequence ATGTCCGTGAAGCAGCGCCTCGACGACGACGTCAAGGCCGCCATGCGCGCCCGCGAAAAGGAGCGCCTGGTTACGCTGCGCCTGATCACTGCCGCCATCAAGCAACGTGAAATCGACGAGCGCATCGTGCTCGACGACGCCCAGGTGCTGGCGGTGCTGGACAAGATGGTCAAGCAGCGGCGCGAGTCGATCAGTCACTTCGACGCTGCCAATCGTCACGACCTGGCCGACAAGGAGCGCTTCGAGCTTGGCCTCTTGCAGGGCTACATGCCGGCGGGGCTGGAAGTGGCCGAAATCGATCGCCTGGTTGCCGGGGCGATTGCCGCCACCGGTGCATCGGGTGTCCGCGACATGGGCCGCGTGATGGCGCACCTGAAGCCGCAGGTCCAGGGCCGTGCCGACATGGCTGAGCTGAGCCAACGCGTGAAAGCGCTGCTCGGCGGCTGA
- the folE2 gene encoding GTP cyclohydrolase FolE2 yields the protein MNKPSEPAVPQIADVQASPDSRRLDIDRVGIKSIRHPVRILSRSGTEQHTVATFNMYVHLPHNFKGTHMSRFIEILNGHEREISLGTFREMLREMCERLEARAGHVEMSFPFFVNKAAPVTGVSSLMDYEVSYIGEIAGGQEQLTARLVVPVTSLCPCSKQISDYGAHNQRTHVTLTAHLRTPVWIEELIELVEAQASCDLYGLLKRPDEKYVTERAYDNPKFVEDLVRDIAGSLNRDERLAGYVVEAENFESIHNHSAYALIEKPVA from the coding sequence ATGAACAAGCCATCCGAGCCGGCCGTGCCGCAAATCGCTGATGTCCAGGCGTCACCGGACAGCCGCCGGCTGGACATCGACCGCGTCGGCATCAAGAGCATTCGCCACCCGGTACGCATCCTCTCGCGCAGCGGCACCGAACAGCACACGGTGGCCACCTTCAACATGTACGTGCATCTGCCGCATAACTTCAAGGGCACGCACATGTCCCGCTTCATCGAGATCCTGAACGGCCACGAGCGGGAGATTTCGCTGGGTACCTTCCGGGAGATGCTGCGCGAAATGTGCGAGCGGCTGGAGGCGCGCGCCGGCCATGTCGAGATGAGTTTCCCGTTTTTCGTCAACAAGGCGGCGCCGGTGACCGGCGTCAGCAGCCTGATGGATTACGAGGTCAGCTACATTGGTGAAATTGCCGGGGGCCAGGAGCAGCTCACCGCGCGTCTGGTGGTTCCAGTCACCAGCCTGTGCCCGTGTTCAAAGCAGATTTCCGACTACGGCGCCCACAATCAGCGTACGCACGTCACGCTGACGGCACACCTGCGCACACCCGTGTGGATAGAAGAGTTGATCGAACTGGTAGAGGCGCAGGCCTCGTGCGACCTGTACGGCCTGCTGAAACGGCCGGACGAGAAATATGTGACCGAGCGTGCCTACGACAACCCGAAATTCGTCGAAGACCTGGTCAGAGACATCGCCGGCAGCCTCAATCGCGACGAACGCCTGGCCGGATACGTGGTGGAAGCGGAGAACTTCGAGTCCATCCACAACCACTCAGCGTACGCGCTGATCGAAAAACCCGTCGCCTGA